Proteins encoded within one genomic window of Mya arenaria isolate MELC-2E11 chromosome 13, ASM2691426v1:
- the LOC128215268 gene encoding adenine DNA glycosylase-like: MVKRKVSGDNGNVTKSIPVAHQLSDLEISEVRSKLLAWYDANKRDLPWRKQASNPDINQRAYAVWVSEIMLQQTQVATVINYYNKWMKKWPTLQDLASASLEEVNEMWSGLGYYSRGRRLFEGAKKVVDELDGEMPKDADSLLKHLPGVGKYTAGAIASIAYNQCTGLVDGNVIRVLSRLRMIGADSTSQPVIDALWSLANAVVDKERPGDFNQSLMELGATVCTPKSPDCAACPLRNNCKAYAKVEQQRIKNSEKLTSIASEKNAVIDIECLADQCSLCLPDMETYDDSAGVTNYPRKGKKRAPREERTAVCVLCRKTPTDEEFLIRQRPEKGLLAGLWEFPSKLLVGEGESLPYSDVLIEHGVEVLYATKKIRCGEVVHIFSHIHQTYDVEGVIAGDSDIQEDTENRDQARYRWVTRQQFSEAAVSTAMRKVFKAFESATNPKTPSSKDSKLTKLKPKEDKNQKSIASFFKPKTTA; the protein is encoded by the exons ATGGTGAAAAGGAAGGTATCAGGAGACAACG GTAATGTCACCAAGTCAATTCCTGTGGCTCACCAGCTATCAGATCTAGAGATAAGTGAAGTGAGAAGCAAGCTACTGGCCTGGTATGATGCAAACAAGCGAGACCTACCATGGAGAAAGCAGGCTTCAAACCCAGATATAAACCAGAGGGCTTACGCTG TTTGGGTGTCAGAAATCATGCTACAGCAGACACAAGTGGCCACGGTCATTAACTACTACAATAAATGGATGAAG AAATGGCCAACACTACAGGATCTAGCCTCAGCATCCCTTGAG GAAGTAAATGAGATGTGGTCAGGGCTTGGATATTACTCACGAGGAAGAAGATTGTTTGAAGGTGCTAAAAAG GTAGTTGATGAGCTGGATGGGGAGATGCCAAAAGATGCAGACAGCCTTCTTAAACACCTGCCTGGAGTTGGGAAGTACACAGCTGGTGCTATAGCATCCATTGCCTATAACCAG TGTACTGGTCTAGTCGATGGCAATGTGATCAGGGTCCTGTCTAGACTGCGGATGATTGGAGCGGACAGTACAAGCCAGCCTGTCATTGATGCTCTGTG GTCTTTAGCAAATGCAGTAGTGGATAAGGAACGACCAGGAGATTTCAACCAGTCACTGATGGAGTTGGGTGCCACAGTATGTACGCCTAAATCTCCCGACTGTGCTGCCTGTCCACTACGTAACAATTGCAAGGCTTATGCTAAA GTTGAGCAACAGCGAATCAAGAACTCGGAGAAGCTTACATCAATAGCATCCGAGAAAAATGCAGTGATAGATATTGAATGCT tggcTGACCAATGTTCTCTGTGCCTGCCAGACATGGAAACCTATGATGACAG TGCCGGTGTTACAAACTACCCACGGAAGGGAAAAAAGCGAGCGCCTAGGGAAGAAAGGACAGCCGTCTGTGTCCTGTGTAGGAAAACCCCTACAGACGAGGAATTTTTGATACGACAGAGACCAGAAAAAG GTTTGCTTGCGGGGCTATGGGAGTTCCCTAGCAAGCTGTTAGTTGGAGAGGGTGAGAGTTTACCATACAGCGATGTTTTGATAGAACATGGAGTAGAAGTGTTGTAtgcaacaaaaaaaatcagatgcGGAGAG GTAGTTCATATATTCTCACACATTCATCAGACCTATGATGTCGAGGGTGTGATCGCCGGGGACAGCGACATACAGGAGGACACAGAAAACAGGGACCAAGCGAGGTACCGCTGGGTCACCAGGCAACAGTTTTCTGAGGCAGCAGTTTCCACAGCAATGAGAAAG GTTTTCAAGGCATTTGAATCTGCAACAAACCCCAAGACCCCTAGCTCAAAG GACTCAAAACTAACAAAGTTGAAACCAAAGGAAGATAAGAATCAGAAGTCAATCGCATcttttttcaaaccaaagaCTACAGCATGA
- the LOC128213367 gene encoding probable histone deacetylase 1-B produces MASQPHSKKRICYYYDGDIGNYYYGQGHPMKPHRIRMTHNLILNYGLYRKMEIYRPHKATQEEMTKFHSDDYIKFLRSIRPDNMSEYNKQMQRFNVGEDCPVFDGMYEFCQLSTGGSVAGAVKLNKQAADIAVNWAGGLHHAKKSEASGFCYVNDIVLAILELLKYHQRVLYIDIDIHHGDGVEEAFYTTDRVMTVSFHKYGEYFPGTGDLRDIGAGKGKYYAVNFPLRDGIDDEAYETIFKPVMTKVMEMYQPSVIVLQCGADSLSGDRLGCFNLTLKGHGKAVEFMKKWNLPLMLLGGGGYTIRNVARCWTHETSIALGVEVANELPYNDYFEYYGPDFKLNISPSNMANQNTNEYLEKIKTRLFENLRMLPHAPGVQMQAIPEDALADESDNEDKENPDNRISIRASDKRIHCDEEFSDSEDEMSGPNEGGGRRDRTSHKPKSKRPKTEEEKKAEAAKAELKDGEKKEPKKDGGDANENAKETKEQTEEKEKPAAPEGEKKATEPAKTETPAEESKEPTKPEEKAL; encoded by the exons ATGGCATCGCAACCACATAGCAAGAAACGAATCTGCTACTATTATGATG GTGACATTGGCAATTACTACTATGGACAGGGTCATCCCATGAAGCCACACAGAATTCGTATGACACACAACCTCATATTGAACTATGGGCTATACAGAAAAATGGAAATCTAC CGCCCACACAAGGCTACTCAGGAAGAAATGACCAAGTTCCACAGCGATGACTACATCAAGTTCTTGCGCAGCATCAGGCCAGACAACATGTCCGAATACAACAAACAGATGCAAAGAT tCAATGTTGGTGAGGATTGTCCAGTGTTTGATGGCATGTATGAGTTCTGTCAACTCTCAACTGGTGGATCAGTAG CTGGAGCTGTAAAGCTGAACAAGCAGGCTGCAGACATTGCTGTCAACTGGGCTGGTGGGCTCCATCACGCGAAGAAGTCTGAAGCCTCAGGATTCTGTTACGTCAATGACATCGTACTTGCTATTCTGGAGCTTCTCAA GTACCACCAGCGAGTGTTATACATCGACATTGACATTCACCACGGTGATGGGGTCGAAGAGGCGTTCTACACAACTGACAGAGTGATGACTGTCTCATTTCACAAGTACGGTGAATACTTCCCCGGCACTGGCGATCTCAGG GATATTGGAGCTGGCAAGGGGAAGTACTATGCTGTTAACTTCCCTCTCAGAGACGGTATTGATGATGAAGCCTACGAGACCATCTTCAAACCT GTGATGACCAAAGTGATGGAGATGTACCAACCCAGTGTGATTGTGCTACAGTGTGGGGCAGACTCCCTCTCTGGTGACAGGCTTGGCTGCTTTAACCTTACACTGAAAG GTCATGGAAAGGCCGTAGAGTTCATGAAGAAGTGGAACTTACCACTGATGTTGCTGGGAGGAGGCGGTTACACCATCAGAAATGTAGCCCGGTGCTGGACACACGAGACCTCCATTGCGCTGGGTGTGGAAGTGGCCAATG AGCTGCCGTACAATGACTACTTTGAGTACTACGGACCAGACTTCAAACTTAACATCAGTCCTTCGAACATGGCAAACCAGAACACCAACGAATACCTGGAGAAAATCAA GACTCGGTTGTTTGAAAACTTGCGTATGTTGCCCCACGCGCCAGGTGTACAGATGCAAG CCATCCCAGAGGATGCACTAGCTGATGAGAGTGATAATGAGGACAAGGAAAATCCTGACAACAGAATATCAA TTCGAGCAAGTGACAAAAGAATTCACTGTGATGAGGAATTCTCAGACTCTGAGGATGAAATGTCTGGACCTAACGAGGGGGGTGGACGCAGGGACAGGACTTCACATAAACCCAAATCCAAGAGGCCGAAAACTGAAGAAGAGAAAAAGGCAGAGGCAGCTAAAG CTGAATTGAAGGATGGAGAAAAGAAAGAGCCTAAGAAAGATGGAGGTGATGCCAACGAGAACGCTAAGGAGACCAAGGAACAAAC TGAAGAAAAGGAAAAGCCAGCAGCACCAGAGGGAGAAAAGAAAG CCACAGAGCCAGCTAAGACAGAAACTCCGGCTGAGGAAAGCAAAGAACCGACAAAACCAGAAGAGAAGGCGTTATAG